Proteins encoded together in one Lathyrus oleraceus cultivar Zhongwan6 chromosome 5, CAAS_Psat_ZW6_1.0, whole genome shotgun sequence window:
- the LOC127082176 gene encoding probable protein phosphatase 2C 76 isoform X2, translated as MVCGRCVSSIFVRAGILNRRLRLSFVGKGLLPRVDPQLAVYFPNRVFKRYLGMMVDTGSMSTRAGPSMDTASQKDDDSARSGFVTGGWKSEDERLVCGYSSFRGKRVTMEDFYDVKTSIIDGRSVSLFGIFDGHGGSRAAEYLKDHLFENLTKHPKFLTDTKLAISETYQQTDAEFLDSVKDNFRDDGSTASTAVLVDNHLYVANVGDSRTVVSKAGKAIALSEDHKPNRSDERKRIENAGGVVMWAGTWRVGGVLAMSRAFGNRMLKPFVVAEPEIQEQKIDEETEVLVLASDGLWDVVQNDDAVSIARAEEAAEAAARKLTEAAFNRGSADNITCIVVRFNHEKRHPANPDKADPASSQHA; from the exons ATGGTATGCGGAAGGTGTGTGAGTTCTATTTTTGTTCGAGCTGGAATTTTGAACAGGAGATTGCGACTCAGCTTTGTTGGGAAGGGATTGTTGCCTAGAGTTGATCCACAGCTTGCTGTTTATTTTCCGAATCGTGTGTTTAAGAGGTATCTAGGGATGATGGTTGATACAGGTTCTATGTCAACAAGGGCCGGACCCTCTATGGATACGGCGTCGCAGAAAGATGATGATTCTGCTCGTTCTGGTTTTGTTACTGGTGGATGGAAGAG TGAAGATGAAAGACTTGTCTGTGGGTATTCAAGCTTTAGGGGGAAGAGAGTGACCATGGAAGATTTCTATGATGTTAAGACATCAATCATTGACGGTCGTTCAGTGAGCTTATTTGGAATATTTGACG GTCATGGTGGTTCTCGTGCTGCTGAGTATTTGAAGGATCATCTATTTGAAAATCTCACGAAGCATCCAAAGTTTTTGACGGATACCAAATTGGCTATAA GTGAAACATATCAGCAGACCGATGCTGAGTTTCTGGACTCCGTAAAAGATAATTTCCGGGACGACGGTTCTACTGCTTCAACAGCTGTTTTGGTTGATAACCATCTTTATGTTGCTAATGTTGGAGATTCTAGAACTGTAGTATCAAAAGCTGGAAAAG CAATTGCTCTCTCTGAGGATCATAAACCTAATAGAAGTGATGAGCGGAAGAGAATTGAGAATGCTGGGGGTGTTGTCATGTGGGCAG GTACTTGGAGGGTTGGAGGGGTGCTAGCAATGTCTCGTGCATTTGGCAACCGTATGCTGAAGCCATTTGTTGTAGCAGAACCTGAGATCCAG GAGCAGAAAATAGATGAAGAAACCGAGGTGCTTGTTCTTGCAAGTGATGGACTCTGGGATGTAGTACAGAATGAT GATGCTGTTTCTATTGCACGTGCGGAAGAGGCAGCCGAGGCAGCTGCTCGGAAGTTAACAGAAGCCGCATTTAATCGCGGTAGTGCTGATAACATTACTTGCATTGTGGTACGATTCAATCATGAAAAAAGACACCCAGCTAATCCTGATAAAGCAGATCCAGCTAGCAGTCAGCATGCATGA